The genomic interval CGTGTTGTATCCCCACGAGAGGAGAATGTCGGTGCTCTGCGCGGTGCTTTCCCGCCCTTCCTGCGCGGGCCCGCCGGCGGTGAGCAGGTAGATGATGCCGAAGTTGTTGAAGTTGAACGCGAAACCGGACAGCAGGATCGGCGTGAACGAGTTACGCAGCAGCGGCAGCGTGATGCTGGTGATCTGCTGCCAGCGGCTGGCGCCGTCAATCTCGGCCGCTTCGTACAGATCCTCATTGATGGTGCTCAGGGCGCTGATGGTGGCGGTCATCATGTACGGAAAGCCCAGCCACAGGTTCACCAGCAGAATGCTCACCTTCGCCCACAGCGGATCGTTCAGCCACGGAATGGCCACCACGCCCAGCAACCCCAGCGTCTTGTTCACAATCCCGAACTGCTGGTTGAACAGGGCCACCCACATCTGCACGCTGATGACGGTGGGAATGGCCCAGGGGAGAAACAGCAGGGTGCGGTAGATGTTGCGTCCCTTGAGGCGTTTGTTGAACAGCAGGATGCCCAGGATCAGCCCGGCCACGGCATTCAGGAAGATGGTGCTGAAGGCAAACACGACCGTCCACAGGAACACGGGCCACAGGGCGCGGCTGGCCTTCCCGAAGATCTGCTGGAAGTTGGCGAGCCCCACATAGCTGATGCTGTTGATGCGGGTGGCCTGGGTGACCGTCAGGGCGTCAGGCACCGGAGCGGCCAGCGTGAGGGTCCGGCCCTGAGCGCCGGCCACGCGCGCGCGGTACGGCTGCGACGCCTCCTCGTCGTACAGCACCACCGTGGCGTCGGCGCAGGCCGCCGTCCGGCAGCGCAGGAACTCCGCGACCGGTTCTCCCAGTTCCGGCAGCGTCACGGTGCGCCGGCCGGCCCCCAGCGCCGCGGCCTGACGTGTGGCACTGTCGGGATTGCCGCTGTTCTGCCCGCTGTAGTTCGTGAAGGCGTAGTTGATCGTGAGCACGACCGGCAGCACCGTAAACGCCAGGATGAACACCAGGGCAGGCAGCAGGTAAAACCAGTTGGTCAGCCACGGAAAGGCGCGCAGGGTCACGGGCGCCAAGAGCAGCAGGGCCAGCAGCGTCCAGATCAGGATCGTGAAGGCCGGCGCGCCTGGCAGAACCTGAGCGGTCAGGGTAGACAGCAGCCAGCCGATCAGGACGGACGCGCCCAGCAGAGCCGCCAGGATCAGCAGGGCCGTCAGAATGCCGCGCGTGCCCTGGGGGGGCGCGCTGGGCCGGGCTCGGGAGGGGGTCAGGGTGGTCATCAGTGTCAGGGCCTCCGTGCAGGAAAGTCAGCGTTGGGGTCCGGTCGCCCGCCAGCCTTGTGGGTATGGGGTTGCCTTTACGGTCCAGCCCGCTGAAGGGACAGCGGAACGAGCGTCAGGACAACGGGTGGTGGACACGGAACAAGGACGGAGAGGACTGCCGCGGCGGGCGGACCTCTTCCGTCCTGGGATCAAGTGGGGATGGTGTGACGGGGGTCAGTCGATCACGCGCCCCTGAGGGTTACTTGATGTTGCTGTTGATTTCCTGCACGGCCTTGTCGAGAATCTGGCCGTAGTTCTGGTCGGGCTTCTGGACGCTCTGGGTGATCGCGCTGGTCCAGGGGCCCCACACGGCGCCCATCTGGGGGACGTTGGGCATGGGGGTGCCCATGCTGATGGTCTTGCCGAAGCCCTGCACGACGGGGTCGTTCTTCAGCTTGGTGCGGGCGCTCAGGCTGACGGGAATGCGCCCGCCGGCCTGGTTGAACGCGACCTGCGCTTCAGAGCTGGTGATCTGCTTGGCGAACTGCGCAGCCACCGCCTTGTTCTTGCTGTAGGCGTTGAGCATGGTGCCCTGCACGCCGACGAAGGGGCTCCACTTGCCGCTGGCACCGGGAGGGGTCGGGAAGGGAATGATGCCGTAGTTGATGCCGGCTTTCTTGATGTCTCCCATGTCCCAGGGCCCGGTGAGGTACATCGCCAGGCGGCCCTGCACGAATGCACTCTTGGCGGCGTTGCCGTCCACACCTTCGGGCACGAGGTTGTACTTGTAGCGCAGGTCGTTCAGGAACGCGCTGGCTTTGTCAGCGCCGGCGTTGGAGAGGCCCACGTCCTTGACGTTCAGGGTGCCGCCGGTGTTCTTGAACACGTACCCGCCGTAGGCGCTGATGATGCCGTACTGCATATAGGCGTTGCTCAGTTCAGCGAGGTAGCCGAACTTGCCGGACCCCGTGTTTTTCTGTGCGGCGGCCAGGAAGGCGTTCCAGCTGGTCGGCGCGGTGGGGACCAGGGCCTTGTTGTACACCACGGCGACAGCTTCAGCGAACATGGGAATACCGAACAGCTTGCCCTGGTAGGTCATGGCACTCAGGGCGGTCTTGTCGAGGTCGGTGCGGCTGGTGACGAACTTGTCCATCGGTTCGATTACGCCCGCTGCGGCGAGCTGCCCGAGGCGGTCGTGCGGCTGGGTGGTCATCAGGTCCGGGCCCTGGCCTTTGGGAGCGCTCTGGATGAACTTGTCGGTCATTTCACCGAAGGGGACGCTGACGATGTTCACCGTGTTGCCGGTCTTGGCCTTGAACTGGGTGGCCTGGGTGCGCAGCCACGCCAGTTCGGCGTCACCGAAGTGCGTCCACACGGTGATGGTGGCGGCACTGGCCTGGCCGAGCAGTGCAAGGGAGAGGACAGTCAGAGCTTTTTTCATAGGTCTCCTTGGGTGCGTGCGATTGTGAATCGCTTCCATTCTGGTGGTGTGCAGAGTTCCATGGGCCTTCCACGGCAGGAAGGAACTGGAAAGGATTGCGGATGAGCGTCCGCAACGGGTCAATTCTGGTTGCTCACTGAACATTATAAGCCTGGAAGCCGCGCTTGACAATGGGGGCAGAAGAACGATTTCGCCGTCCCAGTCAGCTGTAAGTCAGCCTTCACCCTATGACGGGCAGCGCGCTCGGCTGCTCATGCAGCGGGCGCGGCAGGGTGAATGGAAGCGGTTCATGTGAAGCATACCGGGTGCCCCTGAACCTGCGCTACCCCTTCCGGGTGACCGCCGCTGATGGAACGCCCTGGAATATGCCCTGCTGCCAGGGAACGAAGGACCAGGTCAGGCCTCACCGCCGACACCAGAGGGAGGTTCTGCCCTGGAGTACCCCACTCCCCAGTCAATCCTGACCGCTCGGTCAGGGCGAAGCGTATACTGCCGCTCATGTCGCCCGCCGACCCTCCCTCGCCGGCCGCGCCCGGCCGAACAAAACTCACGCTGTTCCTGACCATCTTCATCGCCATGCTCGGCCTCAGCGTTCTGTTTCCCATCATTGCACCTCTCGGCCGCGCCCTGGGCCTCACCGAAACACAGACCGGCTGGTTCTCCACGGCGTACTCACTGATGCAGTTCCTCTTCTCCCCCATCTGGGGCCACCGCAGCGAACGCACGGGGCGCAAACCGGTGCTGCTGCTGGGGCTCGTCGGATTCTCCATCAGCTTCGGACTGTTCGGCCTCCTCGCGCACCTCGGCGTGCAGGGCACACTGGACGGCGCCGCCCTGTTCGGCCTGCTGGTCGCCGCGCGCCTGGTGGGCGGCATGCTGTCCAGCGCCACCCTCCCCACCGCGCAGGCCATGATGGCCGACCTGAGCAGCACCCAGGACCGCGCCGCCAGCCTCGGGCTGATCGGCGCCGCCTTCGGGCTGGGCGTCGTGTTCGGCCCCGCCATCGGCGCCGCCCTCAGCACCGTGAGCCTCACCGCGCCCATCTTCTTCAGCACCGCACTCGGCCTCGTCACCGCGCTCATCGCGTGGCGCACCCTGCCCGAAACGCGCCGCACAGACGCCCCACCCACCCCACAGGGCAGCCGCCGCGCCCTGCTGCGCCAGCCCGGCATTCCCCTGCTGCTGATCATCAGTGCGCTGTCCACACTTGCCAGCGTGGGCATGGAACAGACCATCGGCTTCTACGTGCAGGACACCCTGAATCTCACCCCGGAAGGCGCGGCGCGCACCGTGGGCATCATGCTGACCGTGTTCGGCCTGGTGGCCGCGCTCGTCCAGGGGGGCGCCATCCGTCCCCTGGCGAAAAAACTGCCCACGGCCCCCCTCGTGGCCGCCGGCCTGCTGATCATGGGCGCCGGCATGCTGCTCGTGCCCGCCGCACAGACCTTCTGGCCCATCACGGTGGCCCTGGCGGTCATCGGTATCGGCAGCGCCATCCTGAGCCCCAGCCTCAGCGCAGGGCTGAGCCTGAGTGTCAGTGAGGACCTGCAGGGCACCGTGGCGGGACTGAACTCCAGCGCTCTGGCCCTGGGCCGCATGACCGGCCCCCTCCTGGGCACCGGCCTGTACCAGACGGTCAGTCACGCCGCGCCGTACCTGCTGAGCGGCGGCGTGCTGCTGACCCTGCTGCTGGTGGTCGTGGTCCTTCGCCCGCAGGTGAAACCCGCCCCCACCTGAGCGGCCCGCACGCCCCGGGACACGCGCCTCACGCCCGGGCGGGCGTGAGGCGCGTACACTGCCCCGGTGACCGACGCCCCGCGCCGCCCCCAACGCCCCCGCCCCAGCGGGGACCGCCCCGGCCCCTTCAACCCCGCGCGCGAACTGGCCGTGCGCGTGCTGCTCCGCGTGCTCGACGCCGACGCCTTCGCTGCTCCCACCCTGGACGCCGCGCTGCAGCAGGCCCACCTGCCCACCCGGGACGCCGGGCTCGCCACGCACATTGTGTACGGCACGCTCCGGCATGCTCCCAGCCTGACCCGCAGCCTGAACGCCCTGCTCACCGGAGACACGCACCCCAAAACCCGCACGCTCCTGATGGCCGGCGCGTTCGAGAAACTGTTCCTGGGCACCCCACCCCACGCGGTGGCAAGTGAATACGTGAACCTCGCCCGGGGCGCCCGCCTGGCCCCCCGGGCCTCGTGAACGCCGTGCTGCGCCGCGTGGAGCGCAGCCCCGACCCAACCGAACTTCCCGGCTGGCTCGCGGACGTGTACCACGGCGCGTACGGGGACCGCGCGCCCACGGTCATCGCGGACCTGCTGAACGCTCAGCCGCTGTGGCTGAGTCTCTCCGACGACGGCGTGCGCGCCCTGGAAGCGGAGGGCAGTCTGGTGCTGCCGGGCGTGCAGGGCGTGGACCGCGTGGAACTTGAGCGGCCACTGCGGCAGACCACGGCGTTCCAGCGGGGCCAGGCGCAGCCGATCAATCCGGCCAGCCTCGCCTGCGTGGACGCCCTCGGGGACGTTCAGGGCGCGCGGGTGCTGGACCTCGCGGGCGGCGCGGGCGTGAAGGCAGCCATGCTCGCCACGCGCGGCGCGCAGGTGACGAGCGTGGACGTCGTGGCCCGCAAACACGACGCGGCCCGCGCGAACCTCAACCGCCTGGGGCTGAAGGCCGAGTTCGTGACGCACGACCTGACCCGTCCCCTGGACCTGACGCCCGCGCCGTTTGTGCTTCTCGACGCGCCCTGTACGGGGAGCGGCACCCTGCGCAGTCACCCCGAGATCAAGTTGCGGCTCACGCCCCACGCCGTGCAGGAAATGTCCCGCCTGCAGGCGAGCATGCTGCCAAACGCCGCGGCGCTGGTCGAGCCCGGCGGCACGCTGGTGTACTCGGTGTGCTCCGTCACTCCCGAGGAAGGGCCGCAGCTGGTGCAGGTGTTCCTGGCGGAGCACCCGGCCTTCCAGGCTGAGGACGTTCCGAACGTGGAGGTGCCCAGCGTGCCGGCCGGTCCGGGGGTGCTGACCATCCCCGAAGGCGGGATCGACGGTTTCTTCATCGCCCGGCTGCGCCGGCACGACTGACGCCCACCCCCGGCGCTCCCTTTCTGCCGGGCTCCCCAACGAGGACCGGGCCGCGCGGGGCGGCCCGGTGCTGTGCATTCTGGGTTACTGGGCGTCGGCC from Deinococcus taeanensis carries:
- a CDS encoding transcription antitermination factor NusB; this translates as MTDAPRRPQRPRPSGDRPGPFNPARELAVRVLLRVLDADAFAAPTLDAALQQAHLPTRDAGLATHIVYGTLRHAPSLTRSLNALLTGDTHPKTRTLLMAGAFEKLFLGTPPHAVASEYVNLARGARLAPRAS
- a CDS encoding RsmB/NOP family class I SAM-dependent RNA methyltransferase, whose product is MNAVLRRVERSPDPTELPGWLADVYHGAYGDRAPTVIADLLNAQPLWLSLSDDGVRALEAEGSLVLPGVQGVDRVELERPLRQTTAFQRGQAQPINPASLACVDALGDVQGARVLDLAGGAGVKAAMLATRGAQVTSVDVVARKHDAARANLNRLGLKAEFVTHDLTRPLDLTPAPFVLLDAPCTGSGTLRSHPEIKLRLTPHAVQEMSRLQASMLPNAAALVEPGGTLVYSVCSVTPEEGPQLVQVFLAEHPAFQAEDVPNVEVPSVPAGPGVLTIPEGGIDGFFIARLRRHD
- a CDS encoding MFS transporter, translated to MSPADPPSPAAPGRTKLTLFLTIFIAMLGLSVLFPIIAPLGRALGLTETQTGWFSTAYSLMQFLFSPIWGHRSERTGRKPVLLLGLVGFSISFGLFGLLAHLGVQGTLDGAALFGLLVAARLVGGMLSSATLPTAQAMMADLSSTQDRAASLGLIGAAFGLGVVFGPAIGAALSTVSLTAPIFFSTALGLVTALIAWRTLPETRRTDAPPTPQGSRRALLRQPGIPLLLIISALSTLASVGMEQTIGFYVQDTLNLTPEGAARTVGIMLTVFGLVAALVQGGAIRPLAKKLPTAPLVAAGLLIMGAGMLLVPAAQTFWPITVALAVIGIGSAILSPSLSAGLSLSVSEDLQGTVAGLNSSALALGRMTGPLLGTGLYQTVSHAAPYLLSGGVLLTLLLVVVVLRPQVKPAPT
- a CDS encoding sugar ABC transporter substrate-binding protein produces the protein MKKALTVLSLALLGQASAATITVWTHFGDAELAWLRTQATQFKAKTGNTVNIVSVPFGEMTDKFIQSAPKGQGPDLMTTQPHDRLGQLAAAGVIEPMDKFVTSRTDLDKTALSAMTYQGKLFGIPMFAEAVAVVYNKALVPTAPTSWNAFLAAAQKNTGSGKFGYLAELSNAYMQYGIISAYGGYVFKNTGGTLNVKDVGLSNAGADKASAFLNDLRYKYNLVPEGVDGNAAKSAFVQGRLAMYLTGPWDMGDIKKAGINYGIIPFPTPPGASGKWSPFVGVQGTMLNAYSKNKAVAAQFAKQITSSEAQVAFNQAGGRIPVSLSARTKLKNDPVVQGFGKTISMGTPMPNVPQMGAVWGPWTSAITQSVQKPDQNYGQILDKAVQEINSNIK
- a CDS encoding ABC transporter permease subunit; its protein translation is MTTLTPSRARPSAPPQGTRGILTALLILAALLGASVLIGWLLSTLTAQVLPGAPAFTILIWTLLALLLLAPVTLRAFPWLTNWFYLLPALVFILAFTVLPVVLTINYAFTNYSGQNSGNPDSATRQAAALGAGRRTVTLPELGEPVAEFLRCRTAACADATVVLYDEEASQPYRARVAGAQGRTLTLAAPVPDALTVTQATRINSISYVGLANFQQIFGKASRALWPVFLWTVVFAFSTIFLNAVAGLILGILLFNKRLKGRNIYRTLLFLPWAIPTVISVQMWVALFNQQFGIVNKTLGLLGVVAIPWLNDPLWAKVSILLVNLWLGFPYMMTATISALSTINEDLYEAAEIDGASRWQQITSITLPLLRNSFTPILLSGFAFNFNNFGIIYLLTAGGPAQEGRESTAQSTDILLSWGYNTAFVSSGGQNFALASAIALIIFFLTLAISLVNFKAAGVFEEARK